One genomic region from Prunus persica cultivar Lovell chromosome G3, Prunus_persica_NCBIv2, whole genome shotgun sequence encodes:
- the LOC18783503 gene encoding uncharacterized protein LOC18783503: protein MQALKRIATKTEFQRLSSTITKTHFISSTNFRPFSSNSKKGDDDWNDAWETAWLPPDLSGSSSRAPWEADVNFSSSESSVVLPSDADLETKAFVEDMNENWNERRKPKEEKQQSENGSSLYSLDSIKKDYRIKKQRIHAGLWMKEIEKQEEAKLADSNSFGGGDDIERLLDSCSDIFDSANNDLENSKAPSASDFKNKPDGWETTSKAKDGNVWEMTQREEDILLQEFERRIAYNKFQIASFIKTHIFSRRRPIDGWKYMIEELGPNARKGKGSVTRLPSLSDASTQPFKEENSAMSGSSIMPFKER, encoded by the exons ATGCAAGCCCTTAAACGCATAGCGACAAAGACCGAGTTCCAGAGACTCTCATCCACAATCACCAAAACCCATTTCATATCCAGCACCAATTTCAGACCCTTCTCCTCCAACTCAAAGAAAGGCGACGATGACTGGAATGACGCCTGGGAGACCGCGTGGCTCCCGCCCGACCTCTCGGGAAGTAGTAGCAGAGCTCCATGGGAGGCCGATGTCAATTTCTCGTCTTCAGAGTCGAGCGTAGTGCTTCCCTCGGATGCGGACCTAGAGACCAAGGCGTTCGTGGAGGACATGAATGAGAATTGGAATGAGAGAAGAAAACCCAAAGAGGAAAAGCAGCAGAGTGAGAATGGGTCGTCGCTTTATAGCTTGGATAGTATTAAGAAGGATTATAGGATCAAGAAACAAAGGATTCATGCTGGCCTTTGGATGAAGGAGATTGAGAAGCAAGAGGAGGCTAAGTTGGCCGACTCGAATTCTTTTGGTGGTGGGGACGATATCGAGCGATTGCTCGATAGCTGCTCCGA CATTTTTGATTCTGCCAACAATGATTTGGAAAACTCTAAAGCCCCGAGTGCTTCCGACTTCAAAAACAAACCGGATGGTTGGGAAACGACATCCAAGGCTAAGGATGGAAATGTATGGGAGATGACACAGAGAGAGGAAGATATTCTTCTCCAAGAGTTTGAGCGTCGAATTGCGTACAATAAATTTCAG ATTGCTAGTTTTATCAAGACTCACATATTTAGCCGGAGGAGACCAATTGATGGGTGGAAATACATGATAGAGGAGCTAGGGCCAAATGCGAGGAAAGGGAAGGGTTCTGTTACAAGATTACCGAGTCTATCCGATGCATCAACCCAACCCTTTAAGGAGGAAAACAGTGCAATGAGTGGCAGCAGCATTATGCCCTTTAAGGAGAGGTAG
- the LOC18782847 gene encoding E3 ubiquitin-protein ligase RNF144A, producing MAQELASGNLHLNVDDFYFSALFDQSDHEDENDPVSDSKYAEELQFQEALMSSSIASQMTLNVGSSSSSATAAASSSSSSSSTTIIQASQATQSTPIHETLNPIQPHIFCGICVEMKEAAQMFRTESCGHSFCSDCIAKHAASKIQDNIHIVVCPGLGCKAVIELDACRPMLPREVLERWNDALCEALVLGAQRLYCPFSDCSLVLMIDDEGEGIRESECPACHRLFCARCQVPWHPGVDCEEFQRLNEDERGRADLMVKELAKLKKWRRCPKCKFYVEKTQGCLHISCRCQFQFCYGCGGEWNSVHDGSCVRD from the exons ATGGCACAAGAATTAGCCTCTGGTAATCTTCATCTCAATGTTGACGATTTCTACTTCTCAGCACTATTTGATCAGAGTGATCATGAAGACGAAAATGACCCAGTCTCAGATTCCAAATATGCAGAAGAGTTGCAGTTCCAGGAGGCTCTAATGTCTTCTTCGATCGCTTCCCAAATGACACTCAATGTTGGGTCGTCTTCCTCCTCTGCCACCGCCGccgcctcctcctcctcctcctcatcatcaaCAACAATAATCCAAGCTTCCCAAGCAACCCAATCCACCCCAATTCatgaaaccctaaacccaatTCAGCCACATATCTTCTGTGGGATTTGTGTTGAAATGAAGGAGGCTGCCCAGATGTTCAGAACTGAGAGCTGTGGTCACTCCTTTTGCTCTGACTGCATAGCCAAACATGCTGCCTCAAAAATCCAAGACAACATTCACATTGTTGTTTGCCCTGGCTTGGGCTGCAAGGCTGTGATTGAGCTTGATGCTTGCAGGCCAATGCTTCCCAGAGAGGTTCTTGAGAGGTGGAATGATGCCCTCTGTGAGGCTTTGGTTCTTGGGGCACAAAGACTTTACTGCCCTTTTAGTGATTGCTCACTAGTTTTGATGATTGATGATGAAGGTGAAGGCATAAGAGAGTCAGAGTGCCCTGCTTGCCATAGATTGTTCTGTGCAAGATGCCAAGTGCCATGGCACCCAGGGGTTGATTGTGAGGAGTTTCAGAGGCTTAATGAGGATGAGAGAGGGAGGGCTGATCTTATGGTGAAGGAGCTTGCAAAGCTGAAGAAGTGGAGGAGGTGCCCTAAGTGCAAATTTTATGTGGAGAAGACTCAAGGTTGTTTGCACATTTCTTGCAG GTGCCAATTCCAGTTCTGCTATGGATGTGGAGGAGAATGGAATTCTGTTCATGATGGTAGTTGCGTGAGAGATTAA
- the LOC18782701 gene encoding uncharacterized protein LOC18782701, whose translation FDLEFMYVLSGWEGSAHDSKVLSDALSRRNGLKVPQGHGRDLENENELFNLHHASLRNVIERIFGIFKSRFIIFKSATPFLFKIQAELVLACAALHNFLRKECRSDEFSIEPTDESSLSSSSSIPVDEEDNFDLIYQTQDQQREDASTWRASIALAMWRDNI comes from the exons TTTGATTTGGAATTCATGTATGTCCTTAGCGGATGGGAGGGTTCGGCTCATGATTCAAAAGTGTTAAGTGATGCTCTATCAAGGAGGAATGGTCTTAAAGTTCCTCAAG GTCATGGTCGTGatcttgaaaatgaaaatgagttgTTCAACCTTCACCATGCGTCCTTAAGGAATGTGATCGAGAGGATATTTGGTATTTTTAAATCGCGATTCATAATTTTTAAGTCAGCTACTCcatttctatttaaaatacaagCAGAGCTAGTGTTGGCATGTGCAGCATTACATAACTTTCTTCGTAAGGAGTGTCGTTCCGATGAATTTTCCATTGAGCCAACTGATGAATCTTCATTATCTTCATCCTCATCAATACCAGTTGATGAAGAGGACAATTTTGATCTGATTTATCAAACCCAAGACCAACAAAGAGAGGATGCTAGCACATGGAGAGCTAGCATAGCTTTAGCTATGTGGAGAGATAATATCTAG
- the LOC109947971 gene encoding uncharacterized protein LOC109947971 produces MAPPQLNSKKPKKMKMKMKPQVLKIDANGGSVLKPALARRMSTLKKKASELSTLCDVAVCVVSVGANREIETWPENQQEAKSILLKHKNLGKLGKKIEKGSFSARKGTDYSFLETMLEALNERIGVVMMRDGGGTKTRTTSTCSFMEFYENIMGTSVLPDPPDQQQSMLLVDQVPHHQQEDYSTTN; encoded by the coding sequence ATGGCTCCTCCTCAATTAAATTCCAAGAAAcccaagaagatgaagatgaagatgaagccGCAGGTTCTTAAAATCGACGCCAATGGTGGCTCTGTTCTGAAACCCGCCTTGGCCAGGAGAATGTCCACTCTGAAGAAAAAGGCCAGCGAACTCTCGACATTGTGCGACGTTGCCGTCTGCGTGGTCTCTGTTGGGGCCAACAGAGAAATCGAGACTTGGCCGGAAAACCAACAAGAAGCGAAATCAATTCTTCTCAAACACAAGAATCTAGGGAAATtgggaaagaaaattgaaaagggtTCATTCTCGGCCAGAAAGGGTACTGATTACAGTTTCTTGGAAACCATGTTAGAGGCTTTGAATGAGAGAATTGGAGTTGTGATGATGAGGGATGGTGGTGGTACCAAAACTAGAACAACTAGTACCTGCAGTTTCATGGAATTCTACGAGAATATCATGGGGACTAGTGTGCTACCAGATCCACCCGATCAACAACAATCAATGTTGCTTGTTGATCAAGTTCCTCATCACCAACAAGAAGATTATTCCACCACAAATTAA
- the LOC18784184 gene encoding ribulose bisphosphate carboxylase/oxygenase activase, chloroplastic gives MPHQTLEDMLWVNLWRQTLTYSLLQSPNPQIPNTMTLCNCNPFLSKTPIFSLPFHPTTKTQLPISSLCCSVNPSSVPDPNPSTNCSNSDTNNGGGGPKNKLSDQSSWEAKDSEGNDYLYRLGKEADNMNIAVGARAGLVDDLFVGKFLGRDSDIVFDYRQKVTRSFQYLQGDYYIAPLFMDKVVCHIAKNYLAHLLNTKVPLILGIWGGKGQGKSFQTELIFQAMGVEPVIMSAGELESERAGEPGKLIRDRYRTASQVVQNQGKMSCLMINDIDAGLGRFGNTQMTVNNQIVVGTLMNLCDNPTRVSIGQDWRESDITNRIPIIVTGNDLSTIYAPLIRDGRMEKFYWQPNHEDIINIVYRMYEKDGMSRDEVVSIVDTFPNQALDFYGALRSRTYDRSISKWVEDIGGVQSLGDKLLKRRKNDNLPVFTPPKQTIEALFESGHSLLKEQQLIMETKLSKEYMKNMDD, from the exons ATGCCACACCAGACTCTAGAGGATATGCTTTGGGTTAATTTGTGGCGCCAAACCCTTACATACTCTCTCCTCCAAAGTCCAAACCCACAAATCCCAAACACCATGACTCTCTGCAACTGCAACCCATTTCTCTCCAAAACCCCAATCTTCTCACTCCCATTTCATCCCACCACCAAAACCCAACTCCCTATTTCCTCTCTTTGCTGCTCAGTAAACCCCTCCTCTGTCCCTGACCCCAATCCCAGCACCAACTGCAGCAACAGTGACACCAACAATGGCGGCGGTGGGCCCAAAAATAAGCTTTCAGACCAGTCCTCGTGGGAGGCGAAGGACTCCGAGGGAAACGACTACTTGTACAGGTTGGGCAAAGAGGCCGACAACATGAACATCGCCGTCGGAGCCCGGGCGGGCCTCGTCGACGACCTCTTCGTCGGCAAGTTCCTCGGCCGAGACTCGGATATTGTGTTTGATTATCGGCAGAAGGTCACCAGGTCCTTTCAGTACCTTCAGGGCGATTATTACATTGCGCCTCTGTTCATG GATAAAGTTG TTTGCCATATTGCGAAGAACTACCTTGCTCATCTTCTCAACACTAAAGTTCCTTTAATCCTAG GTATTTGGGGAGGTAAAGGACAAGGAAAATCATTTCAGACTGAACTTATTTTCCAAGCCATGGGAGTTGAACCAGTAATTATGTCTGCCGGGGAATTAGAATCAGAAAGAGCTG GAGAACCAGGAAAACTGATACGCGACCGCTATAGAACTGCCTCTCAAGTGGTCCAGAACCAA GGCAAGATGAGCTGCTTGATGATCAATGACATTGATGCTGGCCTAGGTAGATTTG GAAACACTCAGATGACTGTCAATAATCAAATTGTTGTTGGAACATTGATGAATCTATGTGATAATCCTACAAGAGTTAGTATTGGACAAGACTGGCGAGAATCAGACATTACAAACAGAATTCCTATCATTGTTACAGGAAATGATTTGTCAACAATTTATGCTCCCTTAATCCGTGATGGAAGGATGGAAAAGTTTTACTG GCAGCCTAACCACGAGGATATCATTAACATTGTTTACAGAATGTATGAGAAAGATGGCATGTCTAGGGATGAAGTTGTAAGTATAGTGGACACTTTTCCTAATCAAG CACTGGATTTCTATGGAGCTTTGAGGTCTCGAACATATGACCGGTCAATTTCTAAG tggGTTGAAGATATTGGAGGTGTTCAAAGTCTGGGAGACAAACTTCTAAAGCGAAGAAAAAATGACAACCTTCCTGTGTTTACTCCTCCAAAG CAAACCATTGAGGCTTTATTTGAATCAGGCCATTCTCTGCTCAAAGAACAGCAATTGATAATGGAGACTAAACTTTCAAAGGAATACATGAAGAACATGGATGACTAG